From the Oceanicaulis alexandrii DSM 11625 genome, one window contains:
- a CDS encoding aspartate aminotransferase family protein: MPKPLMDTYSPPNLDFERGEGAYLIEKSGEKYLDFISGIAVNALGHAHPKAVAALKDQADKLWHTSNMFRVPGQIELAEKYCRDSFADRVFFTNSGTEAVECALKSARHYHFANGRPDKYRIITFTGAFHGRSYGGINAGGNPKYLEGFGPAMEGFDQVEFGDHEALKAAVTEETAAILVEPVQGEGGVRAIPDVCLRGLRELCDEHGLLLIYDEVQCGAGRTGKIWAHEWAETAKPDIMAVAKGVGGGFPMGACLTTDAAGAHMVVGTHGSTFGGNPLAMAVGNVVYDELSKPGFMEHVVSISNTLRQSLSGVVDAHSDKVEELRGRGLLVGLKLKDGFGNRTLVGKAREHHLLMGAAGDNVARMAPPLIINEDHVREAVSALDKALGELQPE; the protein is encoded by the coding sequence ATGCCCAAGCCGTTGATGGACACCTATTCGCCGCCCAATCTTGATTTCGAACGCGGCGAGGGCGCTTATCTGATCGAGAAGAGCGGTGAGAAGTATCTCGACTTCATCTCGGGCATTGCGGTGAACGCGCTGGGCCACGCCCATCCCAAGGCGGTGGCGGCGCTGAAGGACCAGGCGGACAAGCTGTGGCACACCTCCAACATGTTCCGGGTGCCGGGTCAGATCGAGCTGGCTGAAAAGTATTGCCGGGACAGCTTTGCAGACCGGGTTTTCTTCACCAACTCAGGCACCGAAGCGGTGGAGTGCGCGCTGAAGTCGGCGCGGCATTACCACTTCGCCAATGGCCGCCCCGACAAATACCGCATCATCACCTTCACCGGCGCATTCCATGGCCGCTCCTATGGCGGGATCAATGCGGGCGGCAATCCGAAATATCTCGAAGGTTTCGGTCCAGCCATGGAAGGCTTTGACCAGGTCGAGTTCGGGGACCATGAGGCGCTGAAGGCTGCGGTGACCGAAGAAACCGCCGCCATTCTGGTCGAGCCGGTGCAGGGCGAAGGCGGCGTGCGCGCCATTCCCGATGTCTGCCTGCGCGGCCTGCGGGAGCTCTGTGACGAACACGGCCTGCTGCTCATTTATGATGAAGTGCAGTGCGGCGCCGGCCGGACCGGCAAGATATGGGCGCATGAATGGGCCGAGACGGCAAAGCCGGACATCATGGCCGTGGCCAAAGGCGTGGGCGGCGGCTTCCCGATGGGGGCTTGCCTGACCACGGATGCGGCTGGCGCGCACATGGTGGTGGGCACGCATGGGTCAACCTTTGGCGGCAACCCGCTGGCGATGGCGGTCGGCAATGTGGTCTATGACGAGCTCTCAAAGCCCGGCTTCATGGAGCATGTGGTCTCCATTTCCAACACTTTGCGCCAATCGCTGTCAGGCGTCGTGGACGCGCATTCCGACAAGGTCGAAGAGCTGCGCGGGCGCGGATTGCTGGTCGGACTGAAGCTCAAGGACGGCTTTGGCAACCGCACGCTTGTCGGCAAGGCGCGCGAACACCATTTGCTGATGGGCGCGGCCGGCGACAATGTGGCTCGGATGGCTCCGCCGCTGATCATCAACGAAGATCATGTGCGTGAAGCAGTCAGCGCCCTCGACAAGGCGCTCGGCGAGCTGCAGCCTGAGTAG
- a CDS encoding ABC transporter permease yields MSDQVASAPQSTAVSDGPRPRRLGAVNWLGLWTLYKKEVRRFLKVSFQTVLAPVATTLLYMIVFSLAIGSRRGEVMGVDFTAFVAPGLIMLGMLNNSFANSSSSLIVAKVQGNTVDFLMPPLSAAELAAAFIGGAVTRGVIVGTATALAVAPFVDITISHIWAMAYFGLSATAMMAMIGLIAGLWAEKFDHLAVITNFIIMPLAFLSGTFYSVEILPEPFYSISHVNPVFFLIDGFRYGFIGSHDSPLLIGCLVIAAINAALLAASYLLLRSGWRLKS; encoded by the coding sequence ATGTCAGATCAAGTCGCTTCGGCGCCGCAATCCACAGCTGTCTCCGACGGCCCCCGGCCACGCCGCCTGGGCGCGGTGAACTGGCTGGGCCTGTGGACGCTGTACAAGAAGGAAGTGCGGCGATTTCTGAAGGTCAGCTTCCAGACCGTCCTGGCGCCGGTGGCGACCACCTTGCTGTACATGATCGTGTTTTCGCTCGCGATCGGCTCGCGCCGCGGCGAGGTGATGGGCGTTGACTTCACGGCCTTCGTGGCCCCGGGCCTGATCATGCTGGGCATGCTCAACAACAGTTTCGCCAACTCGTCCTCTTCGCTGATCGTGGCGAAGGTGCAGGGCAACACCGTCGACTTCCTGATGCCGCCCCTGTCTGCGGCCGAGCTGGCGGCGGCCTTTATCGGCGGGGCGGTCACGCGCGGCGTGATCGTCGGGACGGCGACCGCTTTGGCCGTGGCGCCGTTTGTGGACATCACCATCAGCCACATCTGGGCGATGGCGTATTTCGGCCTCTCCGCGACCGCGATGATGGCGATGATTGGTCTGATCGCGGGACTATGGGCGGAGAAGTTTGATCATCTGGCGGTGATCACCAACTTCATCATCATGCCTTTGGCGTTCCTGTCGGGCACCTTTTACTCGGTCGAGATCCTGCCTGAACCGTTCTATTCGATCAGCCATGTGAACCCGGTCTTTTTCCTGATCGACGGCTTCCGTTACGGCTTTATCGGCAGTCATGACAGCCCGCTTCTGATCGGCTGTCTGGTGATCGCAGCGATCAATGCGGCGCTTCTCGCCGCATCCTATCTGCTGCTGCGCTCAGGCTGGCGCTTGAAGAGCTGA
- a CDS encoding GcrA family cell cycle regulator — protein sequence MAWTEDRVETLKKLWSDGLSASQIAKQLGGVTRNAVIGKVHRLGLSGRAAPSRPARRPAPRPAPRPAAKPVVAKASPQAAAPSKAKPVAAEAKPAALVAPQDAARLPNGEYATVLTLREGMCKWPIGDPTDTEFRFCGRHSGVGNAYCEAHAQLAYQPQAKRKRKPGDDAKAVLDSLQSARRVNL from the coding sequence ATGGCGTGGACCGAAGACCGTGTGGAAACTCTGAAAAAGCTTTGGTCTGACGGCCTGAGCGCCAGCCAGATCGCCAAGCAACTTGGCGGGGTGACCCGAAACGCCGTGATCGGCAAAGTACACCGCCTGGGCCTGTCAGGCCGTGCGGCGCCCTCGCGCCCTGCGCGTCGCCCGGCGCCCCGGCCCGCGCCGCGTCCGGCTGCGAAACCCGTGGTCGCAAAAGCCAGCCCGCAGGCCGCCGCCCCGTCAAAGGCGAAGCCTGTCGCTGCTGAGGCCAAGCCCGCAGCCCTGGTCGCGCCGCAAGACGCCGCCCGTCTGCCCAATGGCGAATACGCCACGGTGCTGACTTTGCGCGAGGGCATGTGCAAATGGCCGATCGGCGACCCAACCGACACTGAATTCCGCTTTTGCGGCCGCCATTCCGGCGTCGGCAACGCCTATTGCGAAGCCCACGCCCAGCTGGCCTACCAGCCGCAGGCCAAGCGTAAGCGCAAGCCGGGCGACGACGCCAAGGCTGTGCTCGACAGCCTGCAATCAGCACGCCGCGTCAATCTTTAG
- a CDS encoding GNAT family N-acetyltransferase — MTTPDHHVSIRFGRLSDVSASQLLTHMNDPRIAAHLPLLTQPWTDEDVAAFLAAKQKRWGEDGLGHWAIHESDRYVGWGGFEKEGEVWDFGLVLTPDAFGLGRRVFMKALDFARQDKRIKVISFLLAPSRTSLSALTRYGAVFVGEDAHAGQRFLKYQLDVRP, encoded by the coding sequence ATGACCACCCCAGATCATCACGTGTCGATCCGTTTCGGGCGCTTGAGCGACGTCTCCGCCAGTCAGCTCCTGACGCATATGAATGACCCGCGTATCGCCGCGCACCTGCCTTTGCTCACCCAGCCCTGGACCGATGAAGACGTGGCGGCGTTTCTCGCCGCCAAGCAGAAACGCTGGGGTGAAGACGGTCTGGGCCATTGGGCGATCCATGAGAGTGATCGCTATGTGGGCTGGGGCGGCTTTGAGAAAGAGGGCGAGGTCTGGGATTTCGGACTGGTGCTCACACCGGACGCCTTTGGTCTGGGGCGGCGGGTGTTTATGAAAGCGCTCGACTTCGCCCGGCAAGATAAGCGGATCAAGGTGATCAGCTTTCTGCTTGCGCCATCGCGCACGTCCTTGTCCGCGTTGACGCGTTATGGCGCAGTCTTTGTGGGCGAGGACGCCCATGCCGGGCAGCGTTTTCTCAAATATCAGCTGGACGTTCGCCCATAA
- a CDS encoding ribonucleotide-diphosphate reductase subunit beta — protein MLSVASDRPGLLSPSLTYKPFRYPWAYDFWKIQSQVHWLPEEVPLGEDCKDWATKLTDKERNLLTQIFRFFTQSDVEVGANYMENYMPLFKPVEVRMMLASFSNMETIHIAAYALLLETIGMPDTEFSAFMEYEEMAAKHDYLGKFGCDTEKDILTSMAVFGGFTEGLQLFASFAMLMNFPRFNKMKGMGQIVSWSVRDESLHCEGMMKLFHTFAEETGALTKSVKDDIADCCQTVVKLEDKFIDLAFEAGEVEGMTPEDIKTYIRYIADWRMKQMKLPTIYGVKEHPLPWLSEILNGVEHANFFEARATEYSKGATQGDWHGDAGVWSNFDNMMLKRSVHGAATPAE, from the coding sequence ATGCTATCCGTCGCTTCAGACCGTCCGGGCCTTTTGTCTCCCAGCCTGACCTACAAGCCGTTCCGCTATCCGTGGGCGTATGACTTCTGGAAAATTCAGTCCCAGGTTCACTGGCTGCCTGAAGAAGTGCCGCTGGGCGAGGACTGCAAGGACTGGGCGACTAAGCTGACCGACAAGGAGCGCAATCTGCTGACGCAGATCTTCCGCTTTTTCACCCAGTCAGACGTGGAAGTCGGCGCGAACTACATGGAAAACTACATGCCGCTCTTCAAGCCGGTTGAAGTGCGCATGATGCTCGCCTCCTTCTCCAATATGGAGACGATCCATATCGCAGCCTATGCGCTGCTGCTGGAAACCATCGGCATGCCTGACACCGAATTCTCCGCCTTCATGGAGTATGAGGAAATGGCGGCCAAGCATGACTATCTGGGCAAGTTCGGCTGCGACACCGAGAAAGATATTCTCACGTCGATGGCGGTGTTCGGCGGCTTTACCGAAGGCCTGCAATTGTTCGCCAGCTTCGCGATGCTGATGAATTTCCCGCGCTTCAACAAGATGAAGGGCATGGGGCAGATCGTGTCCTGGTCGGTGCGCGATGAATCGCTGCACTGCGAAGGCATGATGAAGCTGTTCCACACCTTCGCCGAAGAAACCGGCGCACTGACCAAATCGGTCAAGGACGACATCGCCGATTGCTGCCAGACCGTGGTCAAGCTTGAAGACAAGTTCATCGATCTGGCGTTTGAAGCGGGTGAAGTCGAAGGCATGACGCCTGAGGACATCAAGACCTACATCCGCTACATCGCCGACTGGCGGATGAAGCAGATGAAGCTGCCCACGATTTACGGTGTCAAAGAGCACCCGCTTCCGTGGCTGTCTGAAATCCTGAACGGGGTCGAGCACGCGAACTTCTTTGAAGCGCGCGCGACCGAATACTCCAAGGGCGCGACCCAGGGTGATTGGCATGGCGATGCCGGCGTCTGGTCGAACTTCGACAACATGATGCTGAAGCGGTCCGTACACGGCGCGGCGACGCCGGCCGAATAG
- a CDS encoding lipid A deacylase LpxR family protein, whose translation MVVGASAARASDFPDFPELFQPEDGEVLTVVIENDMFGGTDRHYTNGLRLEWVSAAEAVSPWLLHAARTQPFVQLKGATLREGYALAHTLYTASDITVETPPLDDHPYAAHLSLNWFASARTANSEHTILIDVGLIGPSAQGEFVQSRWHQLIDGKEPRGWGAQLHDELVFAISGQRTERLHQWEVGSYRADLMGHGGLTLGTLRTDLSVGATVRFGTDLQDSFAPPRMRPALSPSSIFTPNQPVSAYVFASVGGYAVGRDIFLDGNTFRDSASVARKIWVGDVQAGAALHINHYRLAFTYVVRSEQYAGQNGPQRFGAIALSRAF comes from the coding sequence TTGGTCGTTGGAGCCAGCGCAGCACGCGCCTCGGACTTTCCCGACTTTCCGGAACTCTTTCAGCCTGAAGACGGTGAGGTGCTGACTGTCGTCATTGAAAACGACATGTTTGGCGGCACGGATCGGCATTACACCAACGGCCTGCGGCTTGAATGGGTGTCAGCTGCAGAGGCGGTGAGCCCCTGGCTGTTGCACGCCGCTCGCACCCAGCCTTTCGTCCAGCTCAAGGGCGCGACCCTGCGTGAAGGCTATGCGCTGGCGCATACGCTCTACACAGCCAGTGATATTACGGTGGAGACCCCGCCGCTCGATGACCACCCCTATGCCGCTCATCTCAGCCTGAACTGGTTTGCGTCTGCCCGAACGGCCAATAGCGAACACACCATTCTCATTGATGTGGGCCTGATCGGGCCAAGCGCGCAGGGTGAGTTTGTTCAGTCGCGCTGGCACCAGCTGATCGACGGCAAGGAGCCGCGCGGCTGGGGTGCGCAATTGCATGATGAGCTGGTGTTCGCCATTTCGGGCCAGCGGACCGAACGCCTGCATCAATGGGAGGTCGGCTCATACCGGGCGGATCTGATGGGCCATGGCGGTTTGACCTTGGGCACATTGCGCACGGATCTGTCTGTGGGCGCGACAGTGCGATTCGGAACGGATCTGCAGGACTCTTTCGCGCCGCCGCGGATGCGCCCGGCCTTGTCCCCCTCCAGCATCTTTACGCCGAACCAGCCGGTGTCCGCCTATGTGTTCGCGAGCGTAGGCGGCTATGCCGTGGGGCGCGATATTTTCCTCGACGGCAACACGTTCCGCGACTCAGCCTCTGTGGCGCGCAAAATCTGGGTCGGGGATGTGCAAGCGGGCGCAGCGCTCCATATCAACCACTACCGACTGGCCTTTACCTATGTGGTGCGAAGCGAGCAGTATGCCGGGCAGAACGGGCCGCAACGGTTCGGCGCGATTGCGCTGTCACGCGCCTTCTAG
- a CDS encoding lipid A-modifier LpxR family protein: MTTPNASTVLKPTQGYAALVGGCAAACLVSLSSFGASAFAQQVQASQEMRAMILGPLQAELSQPRANPGGSRYTSSQTLGWSPSYTDFIGSDSQSAMPDAARLAGVALSVRSDSAAMEGFSALYQAGTTLMQTPQGGRISVSLFDGRAPDAALSALSESYADIAGSTLDPAGRSASRMTLRYENTFDARGGLDGLDVGVAPRAGVSIGQDGPAAEAGATVRLGQYLDEGFGADRPAWWFFAGADQQALMYDPGAGFNMRNAFAMGPYATVGDAQAGVAARFGGADLSFAYIQRETRYALPNESWETSEGFAAFSLTLRR; this comes from the coding sequence ATGACCACGCCTAACGCAAGCACAGTGCTAAAACCGACTCAGGGCTATGCAGCTCTGGTGGGTGGGTGCGCGGCGGCGTGCCTGGTCTCTCTATCTTCTTTCGGCGCAAGCGCTTTCGCCCAGCAGGTGCAGGCGTCCCAGGAAATGCGCGCGATGATTTTAGGCCCGCTTCAGGCCGAGTTGTCGCAGCCTCGAGCTAATCCTGGCGGTTCGCGCTACACGTCTTCTCAGACCCTGGGCTGGTCGCCGAGCTATACCGATTTCATCGGTTCTGATTCGCAGTCTGCAATGCCGGATGCGGCGCGTCTGGCCGGGGTCGCACTCAGCGTTCGCTCCGACAGCGCCGCCATGGAAGGGTTTTCAGCGCTCTATCAAGCTGGAACGACTTTGATGCAAACACCGCAGGGGGGGCGTATTTCGGTCTCTCTGTTTGACGGACGAGCGCCGGATGCCGCTCTGTCAGCGCTCTCTGAATCCTATGCCGACATTGCAGGCAGCACGCTTGATCCCGCTGGCCGGTCAGCGAGCCGCATGACCTTGCGCTATGAAAATACGTTTGACGCCCGCGGCGGTCTGGACGGGCTGGATGTTGGCGTCGCGCCTCGCGCCGGCGTCTCCATCGGTCAGGACGGCCCTGCGGCAGAAGCGGGCGCGACCGTCCGGCTTGGCCAGTATCTCGATGAAGGGTTTGGGGCGGATCGTCCTGCCTGGTGGTTCTTCGCCGGCGCTGACCAGCAAGCCCTGATGTATGATCCGGGCGCCGGATTTAACATGCGCAATGCGTTCGCCATGGGTCCCTATGCGACGGTGGGCGACGCGCAGGCCGGTGTTGCGGCGCGGTTTGGCGGCGCGGATCTGTCCTTCGCCTATATCCAGCGCGAAACACGCTATGCCTTGCCCAATGAATCCTGGGAAACATCTGAAGGATTTGCGGCGTTCTCATTGACGCTGCGGCGGTAA
- a CDS encoding ribonucleoside-diphosphate reductase subunit alpha, which translates to MTPFDQAHATGARAQESASSLRGKPKAVQLRLVDKVKIDPSRDALLTDFGKKTLVDRYLLPGESYQDMFARVSTAYADDLEHAQRLYDYMSNLWFMPATPVLSNGGADRGLPISCFLNSVDDSLGDIVSTWTENVWLASNGGGIGTYWGSVRSIGEKVGQNGQTSGIIPFIRVMDSLTLAISQGSLRRGSAAVYLDIHHPEIEEFLEIRKPSGDFNRKSLNLHHGLNVSDAFMEAVAKDEDFELISPRSGEVVKTVNARKLWQKILEVRLQTGEPYILFSDTVNNNMPAHQRKLGLKVRQSNLCSEITLPTGVDHLGNDRTAVCCLSSLNAEKFLEWKDDPRFLEDIFRFLDNILQDFIERAPDEMERAKYSAARERSVGLGLMGFHSFLQRLNVPFESAMAQSWNKRMFQHIRQGADKASVKLAEERGACPDAGENGVKARFSHKLAIAPTASISIICGGTSAGIEPIPANVYTHKTLSGSFTVKNPYLEQVLEEKGQNTPTIWSSILEHEGSVQHLDCLDELEKDVFKTAFELDQRWVIEHAADRSPYICQAQSLNLFLPGDVNKWDLHMLHWSAWEKGVKSLYYCRSKSVQRAAYAGSGEKDEMSKAMGDAAPKDYDECLACQ; encoded by the coding sequence ATGACGCCTTTCGACCAAGCCCACGCTACCGGAGCTCGTGCACAGGAATCCGCTTCCAGCCTGCGCGGCAAGCCCAAAGCTGTCCAGCTCCGACTGGTTGATAAGGTTAAGATCGACCCCTCGCGCGATGCGCTTCTGACCGATTTCGGCAAGAAGACTCTGGTCGACCGTTACCTGCTGCCCGGCGAATCCTACCAGGACATGTTTGCGCGCGTTTCGACGGCTTACGCCGACGATCTCGAACATGCGCAGCGCCTTTATGATTACATGTCCAATCTGTGGTTCATGCCGGCGACGCCGGTGCTGTCCAATGGCGGCGCGGATCGCGGCCTGCCCATTTCCTGCTTCCTGAACTCGGTGGACGATTCGCTGGGCGATATCGTGTCGACCTGGACCGAGAATGTCTGGCTCGCTTCCAATGGCGGCGGCATCGGCACCTATTGGGGCAGCGTGCGCTCGATCGGCGAGAAGGTCGGTCAGAACGGCCAGACGTCCGGCATCATTCCTTTCATCCGTGTGATGGATTCGCTGACGCTCGCCATCTCCCAGGGCTCGCTGCGCCGTGGTTCGGCGGCGGTGTATCTGGACATCCACCACCCGGAAATCGAGGAATTCCTCGAAATCCGCAAACCCTCGGGCGACTTCAACCGCAAGAGTCTCAACCTTCACCATGGCCTCAACGTGTCTGACGCGTTCATGGAGGCCGTCGCCAAGGATGAGGACTTCGAGCTGATCTCCCCGCGGTCCGGCGAGGTGGTGAAAACCGTCAACGCTCGCAAGCTGTGGCAGAAGATCCTGGAAGTCCGCCTGCAGACCGGCGAGCCGTACATCCTGTTCTCCGACACCGTGAACAACAACATGCCCGCCCACCAGCGCAAGCTGGGTCTGAAGGTGCGCCAGTCCAACCTGTGTTCGGAAATCACCCTGCCGACCGGCGTGGACCACCTGGGCAATGACCGCACGGCCGTGTGCTGCCTGTCCTCTCTGAACGCCGAGAAATTCCTCGAGTGGAAAGACGATCCGCGTTTCCTCGAAGATATCTTCCGTTTCCTCGACAATATCTTGCAGGACTTCATCGAGCGTGCGCCTGATGAGATGGAGCGCGCGAAGTACTCCGCCGCGCGTGAACGCTCCGTCGGTCTGGGGCTGATGGGCTTCCACTCCTTCCTGCAGCGTTTGAACGTGCCGTTTGAATCCGCCATGGCCCAGTCCTGGAACAAGCGCATGTTCCAGCATATCCGCCAGGGCGCGGACAAAGCCTCGGTCAAGCTGGCTGAAGAGCGCGGCGCCTGTCCCGATGCGGGCGAGAACGGCGTCAAGGCGCGCTTCTCTCACAAGCTGGCGATCGCGCCGACCGCGTCGATCTCCATCATTTGCGGCGGCACGTCTGCAGGCATCGAGCCGATCCCGGCCAATGTCTACACGCACAAGACCTTGTCAGGCTCCTTCACCGTCAAGAACCCGTATCTCGAACAGGTGCTGGAGGAGAAGGGGCAGAACACGCCGACCATCTGGTCTTCCATTCTCGAGCATGAAGGCTCGGTCCAGCATCTGGATTGCCTCGATGAGCTTGAAAAAGACGTGTTCAAGACCGCGTTCGAGCTCGACCAGCGCTGGGTCATCGAGCACGCCGCTGATCGTTCGCCCTATATCTGCCAGGCTCAATCGCTGAACCTGTTCCTGCCAGGTGATGTGAACAAATGGGATCTGCATATGCTGCATTGGTCGGCTTGGGAGAAGGGCGTCAAATCGCTCTACTATTGCCGCTCCAAATCGGTGCAGCGCGCCGCCTATGCGGGATCGGGCGAGAAAGACGAGATGTCCAAAGCCATGGGGGACGCCGCTCCCAAGGATTATGACGAGTGTCTCGCCTGTCAGTAG